The segment AACCACCATTCCTTCGAGGTCATACTAAACAGAGCATGGATATGAGTCCTATAAAAATAGTAAAGGTAAGAAGAGATTTCTAGGGTTAAAGATGCTTTATTTAATTGATTTAATTGAGAACACTCGAAAtcttaatgttttttccttgcttttcagaATCCTGATGGTTCATTGTCCCAGGCTGCAATGATGCAGAGTGCTTTAgctaaagaaagaagagaactTAAACAAGcccaaagagaagcagagatggaTTCTATCCCCATGGGACTCAACACACATTGGGTGGATCCTCTCCCTGATGGTATGCAATTGTGAACTGTGCATTTTTTGTGGCAGCTGAGGATGTGTTACTAAACAGCAAGTTGGATGGTTTTTAGCCTGGAAATGAATGTAAGAGAGGGGTTATATGTGTAGGAACttccaaaatacaaaaatacacaaGGAAAAGTATAGAAGGTGTGGATGATGAAGTGACAGGAGGATAATTATTGGAATCTGTGTTGCATGAACTTAAGTGTGATAAtggaattatttctttcctAGTGGATGGAAGACAAATAGCTGCAAATATGCGCGGTATTGGGATGATGCCCAATGACATCCCAGAGTGGAAGAAACATGCATTTGGTGGCAACAAAGCCTCTTATGGTAAGAAGACACAGCTTTCTATCATTGAGCAGAGAGAGAGTCTCCCAATCTTCAGACTGAAGGAGCAGCTGATACAAGTAAGACTCTTGATGTGGTGTTTGAAGAAGGAGTAATTTAATATAAATCTTATTGTAGCTTGTTAGTAGGTGGATAACCATttaataaatgcagaactgtAGCGcagattaattatttttatttacaaatgtatatatattagtAAATCAGAATTGAAACTAGAATCACATGGGCAAAGAATTTTGTCAGCTATGTGGTTGAGAAGTTAGCAGACTCTCAGTCAGAGTATATCACTTTTGGTCTGGGTCAGCTGGAGCAAGAGAAGTAGGTCCTCAGTCTAGTCCTAACCATactatgtttattttttcttgttctcatgTTTGAAACTGttaatgtatgtatttttaatgatcttttCTAGGCTGTGCACGACAACCAGATTCTGATTGTTATTGGAGAGACAGGATCTGGGAAAACGACACAGATTACCCAATACCTGGCTGAGGCAGGTTATACGTCAAGAGGAAAGATTGGATGCACTCAGCCTCGCAGAGTGGCTGCAATGTCTGTTGCAAAGAGAGTGTCAGAAGAATTTGGTTGCTGTTTGGGACAAGAGGTGAATTTCAGAGTTGAATGATGTGCCAGACTAATCCTggagaaaagaataagaaatcaaTACTGGAACTGgttatttttccttgtgtacatgtgtgtgttCCCTTGTAAGCTGTAAAATTGGCTGGCAGAATAATCAAACTAGGAATTAATGGTggtaattatttcttttggGTGCAGATTCagttttaatgtaaaaatgatGTGTTTTCTATTCAACTCTTCCTTCTAGGTTGGCTACACCATTCGGTTTGAAGACTGCACTAGTCCTGAAACTGTCATCAAGTACATGACGGATGGTATGTTACTGAGAGAGTGCTTGATAGATCCTGATCTGACCCAGTATGCCATTATTATGCTGGATGAAGCCCATGAGAGGACAATTCACACAGATGTGCTCTTTGGACTCCTGAAGAAGGTAATGTCACATCTGATGTTTATTGCTCTGATGTCCTTTGTGTGCTATATGCAGGTAGGAGCCCACTGGTAAGCAAGACAAGTCAAGTTCATTCCAGTACTGAGTTTCTTAGGAAGCAAAGCAATGTTCCTTATAATTTGTAGTCCACGTTTTTCTCTGTGTGAAGATAAAGCAAGCAAAattcaacagaaagaaaaagctttagCTCTCCAAGGTGTTCTTAATGTTGGATGAGCAGAGGAATGCTATTGCAttgctcttccttctctgaCCAAAGCTTTCTGGGATGGGTGCTGCCAAGAGAGGTTTGAAATGGGACCTTTGTGGCTGATTATTTGAAATTCTCAGTGCTGCAATCAGCAGCATTATTTGTCAATCTGCCTGTGACAGCTAgtcctgtttctttttaaatatgaaatatttctttgacTGAAGTCAATTGCAAGGTATCAGTCATCCCAAAGGCAATAAATGACCTGAGAACTTTCTTCCATGCCACAGACTGTGCAGAAACGGCAGGATATGAAGTTGATAGTGACCTCAGCAACACTGGATGCTGTGAAGTTCTCTCAGTATTTCTACGAGGCTCCAATCTTCACAATTCCTGGCAGAACATACCCAGTTGAAATTCTGTACACGAAAGAGCCAGAGACAGATTATTTGGATGCTAGTCTGATTACAGTAATGCAGATCCACTTAACTGAACCACCAGGTGAGTGGGGGGTTGTGATTCATGGATGGTGAATGTGGGTGGCAGGTGACTGAGGGACTGTAACCTATGAGCAATATCTTTGTGACTCGTGGAATGTGATTGGTaacaggagcagagcagtgccctTGGCACTATTGTCTGTTGTTTGCaaatacagtaaataaaatgctgaagatGTTGGGTGAAAGACAAAGTGTGTTGCTTCTGGCTGAGAGGGTTAGCAAAAGTGGGGCTCTCTGCTTCAGATGGAAAGCTGTCATGTGGAAATCTGGTAATACAGGGGCTGTACTGAGCATAGTTGATTCTATGCATATTTTATGTCCTTTGTAGGCGATATTTTGGTGTTTCTAACTGGTCAGGAGGAGATTGACACAGCCTGTGAGATCCTTTATGAAAGGATGAAATCTCTAGGACCTGATGTTCCAGAGCTGATTATCCTTCCAGTGTATTCAGCCTTACCCAGTGAAATGCAAACCAGGATCTTTGACCCAGCCCCACCAGGGAGTAGAAAGGTAATTTCAGCTAAGTGtgacttcattttctgctggtATATTTTAATAGTTTTGTTGCATATGTGCCTATACAAATTGGTTACTGAAGCAAGCTCTTGTGTTATTAGGTTGTTATTGCCACTAACATTGCTGAGACATCACTTACTATTGATGGAATATATTATGTGGTCGATCCTGGCTTTGTGAAGCAGAAGGTATACAACTCCAAGACCGGCATTGACCAGCTGGTTGTTACACCAATCTCACAGGTAGGCATTCTGTACTCAGTGTTCTTATTTCCTGCTGTTAACATGCATTTAAATGGTATGGAATCCAAGCACGTGGAAGCAAAGTAATGATAAAACTACATTTTTGGAAACTCCTTGAGACTCTATGCTAAGGAAAAGATAACTTTCCTGGGATGTAAtggaaatctttttttctattactgCAAATAAAACGGTGAATAATCACTTTATCTCACATTTTTTAATGGCACCCATTTTACACCTCCTCACTGACATGCTTGTTTACCTTTAGGCTCAAGCAAAACAGCgagcaggaagagctgggagAACAGGACCTGGGAAATGCTATAGGCTGTACACAGAGCGTGCTTATCGAGATGAAATGCTAACGACCAACGTGCCTGAAATCCAGAGAACAAATTTAGCCAGTACAGTACTCTCCCTGAAGGTGGGTATTTCTCTGGCTTTTAGCAAGTCGGCCTGATCATAAACTTTGCAGTGAATTAGATTCTGCCTCAGCCCTTTCCGTGGAGGTTCAGTCAGTTaaattagtgttttgttttgatgctTATATATCTCTGGCTGGAGTTTGGtgtcttctttctcctccttgttCTAACTTGCCTCTTCTCCACTCCCTCTGCTCAGGCTATGGGCATCAATGATCTGCTGTCCTTCGACTTTATGGATGCTCCCCCAATGGAAACTCTCATCACTGCCATGGAGCAGCTGTACACCCTGGGAGCTCTGGACGATGAGGGATTACTCACTCGACTTGGGCGCAGGGTAGGCTAAATAAAACACTTGGTTCTGTCTGGTTTGCCAGTGTTTAGAGGGTGACATGGAGCAGTTCTCTGCTTTTTAAGGAGCAGctgttatttctgcttattCATAAGGTTACTTATATGAATATCGGAAATAATCTCCTGTAAGTGCTGAGATATCCTTGTGAGTGTGTGTATATAGACAAATAATTTACTGTTGAGTTTAATTATTCTGGGTAATACATGCAGTTTTGATgacaaaaatagaagaaagagCTTTTCTCTATTCCACTGAGGGAAATCAAGATTTTTTGAGGCTTTTCAGGTACTCTGAAACAATTCTTTTGCAGATGGCAGAATTCCCCTTGGAGCCCATGTTGTGTAAGATGCTGATCATGTCTGTACATCTGGGATGCAGCGAGGAAATGTTGACAATAGTCTCCATGCTGTCTGTTCAGAATGTGTTCTACAGGCCGAAGGTAAGGCTTTGTCATTTTTGCATATGTGGAATCTGTTTCTTCAGAACAAACCATTGATGATTGCTTTTAAGtcagcaagcagcaggctgtgctgtggtaGGATTCCTTCGTAGTAAACTCCTTTTGAAACCATTGATTCTTTGTTATGATGGCCTGCTGCAACTTAGACCGAAATTGGAGTTAACAGACTATGTAATACAGTGTCTAATTAATGACTTATGAGCAGATTGGAGAAGTGGGGAGGGGTTGGAAGAGCAGCAGAGTCGAAACCACTGCTTCAGTACCTCTGGTAAGAAGTAAGTGATGGATGCATACTTTATGTGTTAGGATAAACAAGCACTTGCTGATCAGAAGAAAGCCAAGTTCCATCAGACAGAAGGTGACCACCTCACTCTGCTGGCTGTGTACAATTCCTGGAAGAACAATAAGTTTTCCAATCCTTGGTGCTATGAAAACTTTATCCAAGCCCGCTCCTTACGCAGGGCACAGGACATCCGCAAGCAGATGTTGGGCATTATGGACAGGTGAGCATCTGCAGAGGAACAGGTACTCAGTTTGTAATGTTCCTGTACTGTAGTAGCTGAACAAAACTTGTTCATCTGATGTTAATGGTTCTACTTGGAAATGGAGAACTACAGTTTTTTTGTCTCCTTAACTCTTTCCTGGCAGGCACAAGCTGGATGTGGTGTCCTGTGGCAAGGCAACAGTTCGAGTCCAAAAGGCCATTTGCAGTGGCTTCTTCCGAAATGCAGCAAAGAAGGATCCCCAGGAGGGCTATCGAACACTCATTGATCAGCAAGTAGTCTATATTCACCCATCCAGTGCTCTCTTCAACAGGCAGCCGGAATGGtaaggtgtcatggttttatgattccttttttgttgtctAATTGACATAAGGAAAGGGAAATCGTGTAATTTCCTCTTTCAATTCAGGCTTCATAACTTTAAAAGACTGTAGTGCGCTCTATTTGTAGATTACAGGTTGAAATGTAGGCTTCTGACTTTCAGCAGTGAGTGGAGTAAGAGAAGTTTCAAGTCTGCTTTTGGCTCTTTCTACTGTTAGAGTTTGTGCCTCTGCAGACATGAGACTTTCATTTAGAACCAAAGCTGGGACTGAAGTAGTGGTAGTTCTGTGTTCCTGGTGCATGGAATCGAGATTGAACACTGAGTGAGAGAATGAATTGTTTCAAACTGAATAGAGCAGTTTTGTGTTGAGAGataggagaggaaaaagaagtttggaAGGTTCTTTTGGAGTATTATGCTGAATGAGGGTAGAATCAAAGATAAAGTGCAGCCCTCGATGTGCCTCTTGTTTGGAGATCTCAGCATCTCACGTTGCTGTCTCTTTTCACAGGGTGGTGTATCACGAACTGGTGCTGACCACCAAGGAATACATGCGTGAAGTGACAACCATCGATCCCCGCTGGCTGGTGGAATTTGCACCAGCATTCTTCAAGGTTTCAGATCCAACCAAACTGagcaaacagaagaagcagcagcgGCTTGAACCTCTCTACAACCGCTATGAGGAGCCCAACGCCTGGAGAATATCACGTGCGTTCAGGCGCCGATAACCTCCTTGTCCTCCTCCCACTGACTGCTTTGCCACGTGAGTTTGGACTGTTGAGTGTCCCTGCTTTTAGAACACTTGCAATTTGACCTACGAAGTTGACAGAAAAGAGGTGTTTTCAGAGCAAAAACACAAGGGGGTGGTGCTTGCTGATGTCAGCTGCTCTTCAGACTTCCACAGCAGCGTGACCGATGTCTTCTGTGTATTGCATCACTTCAGAAACGGTCCTTGAAACACTTTTTGAGTCATTCCCTTTTGTTTTCGTTTTAGAGACAAAACCTTAAAGCTCAGAAATCTGAGCAGAGCAACAATAAAAAGGCAGCGATTGGGAAATAGCTGCTAACCAGCCTCACTGTTTGGAATGGCCAGATTTGTTTCTTTACTCTGCTAAGGGACTTATTTCAACTTACATTCTCAGACAGTGGCTGTTTTGGGGGAGCTGCttattctgcttctttcctgtTCACTTTAACTATTTGTCCCTTCTGCAATGAGCCATTTAATATCTGTGGCTTTGGAATAACGCAGGAAAGATCCCTTGAAACTCGGTTAGAATGTCTGTTATACTTGGATAATGGCACAGGTCAGACTGCAAGTCTTATCCTTCCTCACCATCTCCTATGTGCTGAAGGCTAGGATATCAAATGGTAATTAACCACATCCACTCTGTAGCACAGCTCTGTCTGTGAGCGTAACTGCTTGCAGATGTTTGGACTTTCTCTACAACGTGtcatgtgttttatttccacttACAACACTTGGTGACATCACAAgcgttgggttttttttttcaatggaaTATTCTCTTACAGCTGCAACGTCTGTAAAACGTGGTGTAACAGTTCCCTGTGTAAGAGCAGATCTGACTATCCCGTGTGCACTATGTCATGCTGAAGGTATCtgtaaattgttttcttctgttgcaaaCAGATGAAACTTATTTGGTGCCATAGATGGGAGACCCCCctcaacatctttattttccccaaacCTGGGATGTTTGCTAAAGTTGTTGAAATGAGTAGAAAGAACTTGGCTGGTTGTTCTATACCCAGCTATCCAGAAGAACACTGCACTCTGAAAACAAGATATGTTGTATCTATGTACAAAAGCGGGCAGGGATTTTGTATATactgttttattatgttatGTAAATACCCTGAGCTCTTCTCTGCTGTTACATCTTTACAGAGGTAAATAGAATTAGAAACTTTTTTACGTTTGGAggccttttattttccttgtgttGCTGCGCAGATACAGTTGTCCTATTGAATCCTCTTCGGAGccatttcccttctgcctgctgGCAGAGAACGAACCTTGCAGTGAATTAACTACAAGTGAAGGGGGAAAGGATACAAGGAGTGAGTAACTGGGCACGAATGAACTGGAGGGTTGCAATGAGTGCCATTCCCGAATGGCTGGCAGGCAGACTGCCCCTTGCCTCCTGCTTATGCTTATAAACATGATTTGACATGTTATTTTGTATGTCTTATTTCTTCCTAGAAGTCCAACCTTTTGCCCTTTATGCAAGAAAAGATAAATGTGGTTTTTATAGCCGCTCTCACATGTACTCCATCTGCTATAGTAACTACCTTAAGCTCATTAATGGGCTCGTTACCAGAGCCAGTGTGACAGCAAAGTGCTCCTTACACAACAGGGGCTTTGTTTGTAGTAACTCAGTTTCCATGAGCTTTCTGTGACAATTGCATTCATGAATGTATTGTTCTCTTCAAGCCAGCTGGGAATACAGTGAGTACCCATTTTTTAGCACACgtgttttgtgtgtgcattttcTGTCACCTGCGTAAATCCTTGGGTTGGTGTCTctgtgctggaggtgctgggtTGTGCTGCTTGGTCTGGGCTGAAGCTCTGCCCTCCAAGTGTCTGCTGGAGCCCTGGGGTCCTcatgcagtgctctgagcacagagctctgaCCTTCTTACACACCAAGCCCAGGGAAACCTCTCAAGGATCAGAGCTGGGGAGacccttgctgctgctttgctctccCACCTTCATCAATCCAGGATGGACACAAGGGTGGTTATTAATGCCTGAAGCTGCTgtgggcagctctgctccccctGCCCTGCATTCAGCACACTGCAGGCACTCCCCTTCTGCTGTTGTGTGGATGTCTCAGCCATCAGGGCACAGGAAGATCGATATTCATTGCGCCCAATGGCCTTCAACAAGTGCGGTGGATACAGTTACTGTGATTCAaggaggggggtgggaggggagatGTGCAGAGATGGCATTAGGGCTGATGTATTTAGCAGAGCAAATCTCTTGATCAGCAAAGTCATTGCCAGCGTCCTTTTCAGGAGTGTTACAGCTCCATAAAACACTGCAGGAATTGGGATGTCCTGGTATTAGTGTCCCTGGGGTTGTGCTCACCCACGGTGTGTGATGGCATGGCATGCACTGCCCAGCATTCTGCTTCTGGGACAGGACCAAAGCAGTGGGGCAGTGCCTGCTGCACTCTGTGCTGGATCAGGGTGTTTGCATTGTGCTAACAATCCCCAATCAGCTGAgttttctgttgcctttttttccatGATGGCCATTCAGCCTTATGGCAAATCCAGTGGTAGAATGTTTCCTGCACCAACCTCCACTCAGAAAATCCTATAGACGTGGTCTCAAGAGAGTTCAGCTCCACTTGGCAACCTGTTAGGGCTCATTCCTTTGTCCCAGACAGCACACGCTTAAAGGTACATCTGGGAACATGCTGTAATGTTGCACGTTAATTATTTACTATGACCAGAAAGGAACTTTGCATTGTGTTCTGTGTGAGATTTACGATGCATcctgctgggctctgggctGTTACTGGAGGCAGAGATAGCAAGGCCATGGCAACAGGAGCAACACGCTGAACAGGCGTGCTAGGAAAAGGTAAGACTGGAAAGCAATGAGTGCTGAGGGTTTATTTCCTGCTGGTCCCAAAGCACCTGAGGAATAAGCCAGGAGGATAAACCTTAAATAGGGTGAGAAAACAATAGTAAAAGGTGTGAGAATATCAGGTGTACGTGCATGCAGGTGGCAGAGTGTTGTCAAGAGCAGAAATTGCCTTTGGGGGGGGGCTTTTCCATGAAGAGCAATGGCATGAGTTGTCCTTCCTCCTTATCCTACCCGCTGAGTATGgaacagagctgggctgggggaaAGGGACAGTGCTGTGGAGGAGCACTGCATTGGCTGTACTGGCACAAGCCCTTGCACCCATGGATGTGCCACAAGGTACAGGttggagaaaggcagcactgtgGGAGTTTTGGTGTTTGAGTGCTGCAGCCTCCCATGCAGGGTGGGATGTTGATGGCAtctccaggagcagcacaaggagTGATGGCACTTGGCACCCCAACAGCCTTGGTCTGGCTGAACTGGGGCTGCAGAGTGCattcatcagctcccattctgatGTGGGTATTGTAAATCTCTGCCCTTTAGAGGTCACccgccccccccttcccctctcaGTTATGAGAACCTGATCTTGCTGATTCCCAGAACTGCTCCGTGCAGCATTGATCTGCACACTGACAACTCCGAGTGAAAGATGGGGCTGCAATGTCATCCAACTGAGAATcagctccctcctcctttcTGGAAGGAAGCTCGAATGGGCTCAAGTGTAGCCCAAAGAActccagaaaacaaactgcttgAGGTAGCCTGCAGCTTTGAGGCATTGAGTCAAAGCAAGCTGATA is part of the Excalfactoria chinensis isolate bCotChi1 chromosome 24, bCotChi1.hap2, whole genome shotgun sequence genome and harbors:
- the DHX8 gene encoding ATP-dependent RNA helicase DHX8, with product MADLAALEELAKLEYLSLVSKVCTELDNHLGINDKDLAEFVISLAEKNTTFDTFKAVLLKNGAEFTDSLISNLLRLIQTMRPPSKPSTSKEAVTKPKSEKERLKELFPALCRPDNPNIRTMLDEDDVKVAADALKELEALMPSADRQSKQRNSDHRAKKKRRSRSRSRDRKRRHRSRSRSRSRTRDRNRGKSRYYSRSRSRSRDRRDRDKYVEKSNERWRDKHVDRPPPEEPSIGDIYNGKVTSIMQFGCFVQLEGLRKRWEGLVHISELRREGRVANVADVVSKGQRVKVKVLSFTGSKTSLSMKDVDQDTGEDLNPNRRRNLVGETNEETSMRNPDRPSHLSLVNAPEVEDDTLERKRLTRISDPEKWEIKQMIAANVLSKEEFPDFDEETGILPKVDDEEDEDLEIELVEEEPPFLRGHTKQSMDMSPIKIVKNPDGSLSQAAMMQSALAKERRELKQAQREAEMDSIPMGLNTHWVDPLPDVDGRQIAANMRGIGMMPNDIPEWKKHAFGGNKASYGKKTQLSIIEQRESLPIFRLKEQLIQAVHDNQILIVIGETGSGKTTQITQYLAEAGYTSRGKIGCTQPRRVAAMSVAKRVSEEFGCCLGQEVGYTIRFEDCTSPETVIKYMTDGMLLRECLIDPDLTQYAIIMLDEAHERTIHTDVLFGLLKKTVQKRQDMKLIVTSATLDAVKFSQYFYEAPIFTIPGRTYPVEILYTKEPETDYLDASLITVMQIHLTEPPGDILVFLTGQEEIDTACEILYERMKSLGPDVPELIILPVYSALPSEMQTRIFDPAPPGSRKVVIATNIAETSLTIDGIYYVVDPGFVKQKVYNSKTGIDQLVVTPISQAQAKQRAGRAGRTGPGKCYRLYTERAYRDEMLTTNVPEIQRTNLASTVLSLKAMGINDLLSFDFMDAPPMETLITAMEQLYTLGALDDEGLLTRLGRRMAEFPLEPMLCKMLIMSVHLGCSEEMLTIVSMLSVQNVFYRPKDKQALADQKKAKFHQTEGDHLTLLAVYNSWKNNKFSNPWCYENFIQARSLRRAQDIRKQMLGIMDRHKLDVVSCGKATVRVQKAICSGFFRNAAKKDPQEGYRTLIDQQVVYIHPSSALFNRQPEWVVYHELVLTTKEYMREVTTIDPRWLVEFAPAFFKVSDPTKLSKQKKQQRLEPLYNRYEEPNAWRISRAFRRR